A single region of the Chelonoidis abingdonii isolate Lonesome George chromosome 23, CheloAbing_2.0, whole genome shotgun sequence genome encodes:
- the TTLL10 gene encoding inactive polyglycylase TTLL10 — protein MALLETKFSKQKEGQGTVKALLRHLVSAEQSHCPEHKWASVRELPGRKSVFYPEAEQQEPADDDGGGMEKEDEMQLKNEDTAPRSQGMAQNIMSRTRLRESTHITAVDLQGIPRTGSNVTREDEVEEGLDTEASKSRGQSPASMLLESNLTKLDLESSNCAHPDGNVGQDKGSEKAQEPKAATKVTSEASQANDSKENSIGLKPSQIIHDSGVIAENAPASSKLNSKGTLATSIRKKRPKSITKEGAKQQVGSSAADTAASSASEVELVDEAKFRIDQPEDKKLEDLQSSGPFFYIGGANGAGLVSIYCRSKGWQRIHDNKRKDYKLKWCETKSRETYYNFKEGEQLLYQIPNNKVLTTKIGLLSNLREYERVMNKISKNLNAKILKMEDFFPESFRLDIKDEREAFFELYKDKQIWICKPTCSNQGRGIFLLKNQADVNSLQAKLQSIEEDPLYKKMLYKAPQARIVQRYIQKPLLLEGKKFDVRSYLLIACTVPYVLFFGHGYVRLTCTHYDATSDDLTAHLTNQYMQKKNPLYSQLKEETVWRMERFNSYVNDKFRQAKGLPKDWVFTVFTKRMQQIMMQCFLAVKSKLECKLGYFDLIGCDFLIDEDFKVWLLEMNANPALHTNCAALQDIIPTVVNGTLDLALEIFNKSLKGQRILPLRTQCHFVLLHNGSTSEAGLRSSKTRNALGIARNQRSLTESTSHLARHPLKAEEKPPKKPSDSGENTNSPPQKVSQRTVLTMPQVQITDIHSIYACHPFNPTAQSSQVSSTCSQYIIRPLTFSAEGSMAKHSTDDGSEKDMASTIVPTAAASKETAYGVWLQQTFGIKSPTSTKEDPAFISSQMVFLHLQSKVSGSSPCLGGHSKSLYQPLMHPTAKEIPSTSDSKAVAVSQGARPPPDDQKKVSHRGS, from the exons CCATTGCCCAGAACACAAGTGGGCTTCAGTTAGAGAGCTTCCTGGCAGGAAGTCTGTCTTCTATCCTGAGGCTGAACAGCAGGAGCCTGCTGATGATGATGGAGGTGGCATGGAAAAGGAAGATGAGATGCAACTGAAAAATGAAGACACAGCTCCCAGATCCCAAGGCATGGCTCAGAACATAATGAGCAGGACCAGACTGAGGGAGAGCACCCATATAACCGCTGTGGATTTACAGGGCATCCCAAGAACTGGGTCTAATGTTACCAGAGAGGATGAAGTAGAAGAGGGGTTAGATACAGAAGCTAGTAAAAGCAGAGGACAGTCACCAGCGAGCATGCTGCTGGAGAGTAACCTTACTAAACTGGACTTGGAAAGCAGTAACTGTGCACACCCAGATGGAAATGTGGGTCAGGATAAAGGTTCTGAGAAAGCCCAAGAACCAAAGGCAGCGACAAAAGTCACATCTGAGGCCAGCCAAGCAAACGATAGCAAGGAGAACAGTATAGGTCTCAAGCCTTCCCAGATCATCCATGATTCTGGTGTAATTGCTGAAAACGCCCCTGCAAGTTCCAAATTAAATTCCAAGGGGACATTAGCAACTAGCATAAGGAAAAAGAGACCCAAGTCAATAACAAAAGAAGGAGCTAAGCAGCAGGTTGGATCCTCAGCAGCTGATACAG CTGCTTCTAGCGCATCTGAAGTGGAGCTGGTGGATGAAGCCAAGTTCAGAATAGATCAGCCGGAAGACAAGAAGCTGGAGGACCTTCAGTCATCAGGGCCGTTCTTTTACATTGGCGGTGCTAATGGGGCTGGACT GGTGAGCATCTACTGCAGGAGCAAAGGCTGGCAGCGTATCCATGACAACAAAAGGAAGGATTACAAACTGAAATGGTGCGAGACCAAGAGCCGAGAGACCTATTACAACTTCAAAGAAG GTGAACAGCTTCTCTATCAGATCCCCAACAACAAGGTCCTCACTACTAAGATTGGCCTTTTGAGCAACCTGCGGGAGTATGAGCGGGTGATGAACAAGATCAGCAAGAACTTGAATGCCAA GATACTGAAGATGGAAGACTTCTTCCCAGAATCCTTTCGGCTGGACATAAAAGATGAGAGAGAAGCCTTCTTTGAACTTTACAAAG ACAAACAGATTTGGATCTGCAAACCCACCTGCTCCAATCAAGGGCGAGGAATTTTCCTGCTTAAAAATCAAGCAGATGTCAACTCGCTTCAGGCCAAACTCCAGAGCATTGAGGAAGATCCTCTGTACAAGAAGATGCTGTACAAAGCTCCTCAGGCAAGAATAGTGCAAAG GTATATCCAAAAGCCTCTGCTCCTAGAGGGGAAGAAGTTTGATGTCCGTTCTTATCTCCTCATTGCCTGCACGGTGCCTTATGTATTATTTTTCGGCCATGGCTATGTCCGACTTACCTGCACCCACTACGATGCCACTTCCGATGACCTCACTGCTCATCTGACCAATCAG tACATGCAGAAGAAAAACCCCCTGTATAGTCAGCTGAAGGAGGAGACGGTGTGGAGGATGGAGCGCTTTAACAGCTACGTTAATGATAAATTCAGGCAAGCCAAGGGCCTCCCCAAGGACTGGGTCTTCACCGTGTTCACT AAGAGAATGCAGCAAatcatgatgcagtgcttcctggCTGTCAAGTCCAAGCTGGAATGTAAACTGGGCTACTTTGATCTCATTGGCTGTGATTTCTTGATTGACGAAGACTTTAAG GTCTGGCtcctggagatgaatgcaaaCCCTGCGTTGCACACCAACTGTGCAGCGCTGCAGGACATCATCCCCACCGTGGTCAATGGGACTCTGG ATTTGGCTCTTGAGATTTTCAACAAGAGCTTGAAAGGTCAGAGGATTTTACCTTTGCGGACACAGTGCCATTTTGTGCTGCTCCATAACGGGAGTACGTCCGAAGCTGGACTGAGATCCTCAAAGACCAGGAATGCCCTGGGTATCGCTAGGAACCAAAGGTCATTGACAGAAAGCACCAGCCACCTTGCTCGGCATCCTCTCAAAGCAGAAGAGAAGCCTCCAAAGAAACCAAGTGACTCTGGGGAAAACACCAACTCCCCTCCTCAGAAGGTTTCCCAGAGAACTGTCTTAACTATGCCACAGGTGCAGATCACTGACATACACAGCATCTACGCCTGCCATCCTTTCAACCCCACAGCCCAAAGCAGCCAGGTGAGCAGTACATGCAGCCAGTACATTATCAGGCCTCTGACATTCTCAGCAGAAGGTAGCATGGCAAAGCATAGCACGGACGATGGCTCAGAGAAGGACATGGCCAGCACTATTGTTCCCACAGCTGCTGCTTCAAAAGAGACCGCCTATGGCGTGTGGTTACAGCAGACCTTCGGGATTAAATCTCCCACATCCACTAAAGAAGACCCGGCCTTCATCAGCTCCCAGATGGTCTTTCTCCACCTCCAGTCCAAGGTCTCAGGTAGCTCACCTTGCTTGGGAGGCCACTCCAAGTCGCTCTACCAACCCCTGATGCACCCCACAGCCAAGGAAATACCATCGACCAGTGACAGCAAAGCAGTAGCTGTATCCCAGGGTGCCAGGCCGCCTCCAGATGATCAAAAAAAGGTGTCCCATCGCGGGTCTTAG